From the Candidatus Eremiobacterota bacterium genome, the window TGAATAATCCTCATATTGATATAATCTGCCATAATGAGGTCGAGGTGAGTTATGACGGTAAGAAAAGAGTATTGAACTATGGGATGCTAAAAAAACCATATTATGAGGATCTATTGTTTAATGGAAACCGTCTCTCGCCTTCAGCGACTATAGTGAGGTCTGAGTTGTTAAAGAAGTCGGGAGGATTTTCAGAGGAAGTGGATTTTCTTCATGGATGTGAAGATTACGATCTGTGGCTGAAACTCGCAAAAGAAGGAGCATCTTTCGCCAATTTTCCAGAAGTTCTTGGTGAGTACTACCGGATTCCAGGTGCGTTAACTTCCAAAATTGAAGCCCATAGCAGGTTCGGTTATAATGTAAGGCAGCGACACTTGAATGCCCTGAAAGAAGAGGGTGTTTATTCTTCTCATTTTCTGAAAAAGATGGCAGACAAGATTTCCAGGGAATATCTTTACACGCTGGCTCGTGCTTTTTTTCATGCTGGTGACCATGAACGTGCTCGGAAATATTACAGAGAGGCGATAAATGAATCACCTTTGTGGTGGAAGCCTTATGCAGGCATCCTTCAACTATATTCATATAATAAAGTCAGGTAAATAATGATGCCAAGGATGCGAAATTTGCTTGGCTTTTTTTATTTCATACCCCGCTTCATAAGGAAAAAATTTCATCTTTTTTCTGCCGGGCCCAAAGGATTTCTTAAAGTCCTTCTTTATCACGATATCCCGCCGCATTTCCATGATACATTTAGATCTCATATTACGTTGGCGCATAGAATTTATAATTTCATTGATATTGTTGAGTTTGAGCAAATGATGAGTGGATTGATTCCCATTCATGGTGAAAACATTTTGCTCACTTTCGATGATGGTTTCAAGTCAAACAGGAGTATCGCCGAACAGATCCTTGATCCCCTGGGAATTAAAGCCCTGTTTTTTGTGACAACAGATTTTCTTGATTGTAATGCAAGAAATGATCAAAAAGAATTTGTTGCACAAAAAATATTTGAGGGAAAAATATCATCAGAGGATATTCCGGATTATCTTTCACCGCTTTCATGGTCCGATCTTGAAATACTTCTTGAAAATGGACATACGATAGGATCTCACACAAAATCACATCGGCGTCTTTCTGAAATCACTCGCGCTAGTGAATTGGAAGAAGAAATCGTTGGTTCGAGAGCAATTTTGCATAAGAAACTTGGCGTGGAGATAAAGAATTTTGCGTATCCATTTGGGGACTTTAAAAGTATCAATACGGAAGCAGCGCTATGTGCTCAAAAGCACTATCTCTATGCATTTTCTGGAGTAAGGGGCGAAAATCATCCTAAGATTGTAAGATATTTACTGAGAAGAGAATCTCTTTCTATTGAGGACTCTGCACCCTATATGCGCTTTATAATAGATGGGGGACTTTCATGGTATTATTCTCATAAGAGAAAGTATTTAGATTCCATGGGGGAAACAATTGAAACATAACTGTTTATGCTGACAGCAGCACCTTTGCCGGAATGGAGTGATTTCCTCTCTTTGGTATTTACATCAACTGGAGATGATCAAACTCTTTCTTCTCCTTGGCGAAAGAAGGGTGATTATCCATATTGGTTTTCCAGGTCAGCCTGGGCTCTTCATGCCATAATACTCTGGTGGGAGGAATACAATAAAAAGAAAGAACCTATCGTCTGGTTCCCAGATTACTTCTGTGTTGAGCCTTTATGGGCTGTTTTCCAAAAAACGCAACAGGTGTTCTTTTATCCAATTAATGAAAGGCTGCACCCTGATTGGGATGCATGTAAGAAAATTACTGCAAAGCCTGATATTTTTATTCTGGTCCATTATTTTGGCCATCCATCAGAGAGTAAGGAAGCAAGGGCATTCTGTGATTTATCAGGGGCACTCCTTGTTGAAGACTGTGCTCATGTCATGCTTCCCACACAGGGGATTGGGATGACAGGTGATTTTGTTTTCTACAGTCTCTACAAAAATCTGGCACTGCCTGATGGCTCCCTTCTCTTGCTCTGTTCAAAGTCACAATACTTCGTTAACCAGGATATCACCATGGCGCTTGAAATAATGAAAAGAACAATAAATATGCTCTCGATATCATCACCGTCTCCATTGAAGTGGCTTATAAAGCGCGGAATTCAAAAAATGTTGCCAGCGGCTCTTGCGGGAGCGCTCAGAAAAGCTCAAACCTTTGATGATGATGCACAGATTGAGGCATTCCCCATAACACCGGCCATAAGCATTATCAGTAAAAAATTACTGAAACGTTACGCTGGACGTCTGTCAGAGATGGCAGAGAAAAGAAGGCTTAACAAAAGGGTTATTGATGCTATACTTAATATTGAAGACAATGTGAAGCCCCTTTTTGTAATGAACCCTTCTTCGGAATTGATTCCTTATATTTCTCCATTTGTGTGTCCCGATAAGAAAGCAGCAAAAATAAAATTTGAAGCAATCAATCGAAGTGGAGGCATTGTCCAATTCTGGCCCTATTTGCCTTGCCAAGTAAAGTCAGAGCCAGATTTTCATCGTGTCGCACTAATGCTTCGCAATACCGTAGTCACCTTTCCTGTCCATCAGACAGTATCAATGCAGGATTATCTTAACTCTTATGGGAGAATTGTAAAACATAAAATTGGATCATTTCATAATGAATATAGTATTGACAATTATGAAGTATCTCAGGAGGAATGGAATTCTTTTCTCGAAGGGATGGAGCATACAAGCCTTACGCAAAGTTGGGCTTATGGTGAGGCAAAGGCAGAATGTGAGAAATGGAAAGTTCTCCGAGGTATTATCAAGAGAGGAAAACAAAGCATTGCAATTTTCCAGGCTTTGCAGAAAAAAATACCCTTAATCGGCACCTTAATAAGGATAAACCGGGGGCCACTTATGATCGATGCAAATATTACTCATTTTGATCTTTATGGCGTATTTATGGTATTAAAGAAGTGGCCAGTCTTTAAAGGAGCTTTTCTTCTCATAGTGCCCGAACTTTATGATGAACCCGAAAGTGGAGTTATGTTAACGCTTCTAAATTATATACGATTAAGAGAAAATGTATGGCATTCCTCGCTTCTTGACCTCAGTAGAGAGGAAAAAGAGCTTCGCTCCTCTTTAAAAGGAAAATGGCGGAACCAGCTTGCCGCATCCGAGAGATCAGGCATTGTTCTTAAAATAAGTTATTCCTCTGAAGACTTTGAATGGCTGTTGACAAACCATAATATCCTCATGAAGGAGAAACGCTATCAAGGACCATCTGATGAACTATTAAGAAGTCTGCGGGAAAAGATGGTCCAAAAAGATGATTTCGTAATGTTGATTGCTTTGAATAATAATTTACCTGCTGCGGGTATTGTAATGATAAAGCATGGGCTCACATGCACTTACCTTTTAGGATGGAATGGACCAGAAGGTCGCGCAATTCACGCCAATAATTATCTCTTATGGAATGCAATAGTAGAAATGAAACGAAGAGGATGCAAATGGCTTGATTTAGGTGGACTGGATGAAAAATCCACACCCCATATCACAAGATTCAAGCGTGGCGTTGGAGGTATGGAGTATAAGTTGGCTGGAGAATATATAGGTTTCTGAATGTTATGAATATCATCAAATCAAAGATTTTCACAGACAACAATCTCACTGCATTATGTATAAAGCTGTATTTCGTAATAATTCCATTCATCTATGTTATTCAGGTAATTACTATGAATAAATATATGGCATTACTCCCTTCTCTGTTCCTTTTGCTTCCTCTTGTCAATATAATTAACAAATATAAAAATGTGAGTACACATAGAAAACTTACCTTTGTGGATAAATCTCTTCTCTTTATCGCAGGAGTGACTTTTATCTCCATTCCAGTAGAAGTCTATTTTGTTGGCTTCGTCTCCGCGATGAGCATTGCCACGCGATATTTCATAACTATGCTCATCTATGTATATGTATCGAGAGAATTGAGTCCTCGGGATTTAATATCAATCATTTTTATTCTCTGTATAACCTCATCTATCGTGTCAACGGAACTACTTTATGAGAATTTCAGCTTAAGAATATGCGGAGTAATTCCTCCCTATCAGATGAGGAGTTATGAATACATGCAAAATTTAGGAAGCGGAGGGGAAATAGGGCATTATATGAGCTATAAAATGCGCCCTTCCGGAATACTGGAGCATTTACACGCTTCAGCTCTTTATATCGGAATTGGTTTACTTGCCAGCGTGATTATATATTTTATAAGAGATTGGAAGCCTGCCTTACTACTTATAATTTTGAATTTTCTTGCCTTATTTGTTTCTGGAGGGAGAATCGCATTGGCTCTTACCTTAATAGCGTTATTTGTGATGATTGTTGCAGTGTATAAAAAATCACAATTAAAGGAAAAGATCAGAAACCTTGTGGCGCTATTTATTTTGTCGATTTTGATTTTATTGGTCTGGTGTGTGAGTCTTTCTCTATATTATCCGTCTGTCAAAGATTATCTTGTTAATAACTATGTTTTACTTATTACTCAGGGAAAATACGATACCGGACCAAATATGAATATTGTGAAATTATTCTTTATTGAAGTAGAACGGTTTATCTCCAATTTCTGCCATTATCCCTGGGCTTTTCCTTTCGGAGTAGGCATGACCAGTCTTATAAATTCCCATTATTTTTCTTGCGAAGATTTTTATGTTCTTCAAATTATGGGGCAGTATGGTTTGATTGGGGCAATGATATTCTATTCTCTCTGCTTCATCTCAATGTGGCAATGGGGGAAGTGCCTGAGCCGACTCAATGGAGATGATTATTATATCACGCTGTTCGCAGGTATAGTTCTTTCAATGCTTTTGTTAACAATGTTGCATAGCCCAGTCCTTTTAAGAAAATCAATCTATCCATTGTTTTTCTTTAGTCTGGGCATCATTCAGTTTTATCATGATGCAATATCGTTGAAAGAGCGATAATAGGTTGATTATGGAGGCAAGAATTCTGAAATGAAGTCTGATGGGATGTCAAGTGCCGGTTCAGAAGAAACTGAAATATTATGGCAGAAGCTTTTTCAAAAAGAACAGGATAGTGAATTATCGGTAATCGGGTATTCAGATGGAATTATGAAGGTGAAAAGAACAATCGAAACGAGTAATGGGCAGGAACTGGAGCATGCTATAAGGGATAATGTAGCGATGACTTTCTTGGAATCAGATGTTGACAATGCCGTGGATGAGGCGAAGAATCATCATTCAAATTTTGTGATGAAAAAAAAAGTGAATTCTATAATGCGGATGCTTAAGCATTCATCGGGAGATGAATCGCTTTTGATTGATCTCGGCTGCGGTTTTGGCTGGCATTGGGTCGAAGCGGCTCGAGAAAACTCCCGGTTCAGGTTTCTTCTTGTGGACTTCTCTCTTAATAACCTTCTGGTCGCCAGGAAGTTAATGCCTTTTGATAGGTATCCAAATGTTTTGTGTCTTCAGAGTGACATTTTGCATCTTCCTATCATATCTCATATGGCAGATTTTATCTGGAGTGTTCAGGTAATGCAGCATTTGCCACAAGATAAACGAAAAAGAACTTTGAATGAGATGAAAAGGATAGGGAAGCCTCTCTGCAGATTCTATATTGCCTGGATTCGAAGCGTCCCTCTTATTGAACTTATTTATAGTATCTTGAGAAGGAAATACCATAAAAAGGGAATACTGAGCAGTGGAATGTTTTTCCAGCGTTATGACAGAGAAGTTGAAGAAGAATTTAATAACTTATTCTCAGTGAAGAAAAGTTATTCAGAAGGCCTCTTTCACCCAGAATTGCGGTTGATATCAAAAAATAATCTGGTAGGCATTATTGATGACTTGATTTGTTCCACATTTCTCGGATATCTTTGTGCGCGTCAAATTGAAATATGGGGCACTATGAAATAATGATTGAACTTATGTTTGAAGTAAATTCGACAACAAAATCAAGATAAAAACGAAAACCTCATAATCATGCGGAAGCTTCTTGTTATCTATAACATAGTGCTTTTCGAAAGTCATAAAATCATCATTTGACGCATCTTCGACAGTCACTTTTTTGAAAGCCTTAGTTCATGCGTGATTGAGCGTTGAATATAATTCATTGCCACTACACAAGCTTCAATTGGGTATACCCCGGAGATTCCCCAGAAATCTTATGAGAACAGGCTTTCTGAGGAGAAATGAGCTGAGCCCGGGGAGGGGGGCGGACGCCTGCCGCCCGGAATATGTCGTTCACACCAGGAGGAAACTCCGTGCGCAGCAGAAATTCACTGTCCCCCACGTTGACCTTCACTGCGGAAATCTGCTCAAGCCTGAGAATTATCTCCTTCCAGGGAATACTCACCGACTCCGACTCCAGTCTCTTTTTCAGCTCTACCATAAGCTGAAGCGCCAGGAAGCAGCTGAAAAGATGTGCCTTCACCATATCTTCTTTCCGGTGAAAGAAAGGGCGGGCCTCAAGAATATCCTTGAGATCCCTGAAAAGCGCTTCTACATCCTGAAGGCCCTTGTAGGTGAGGGCAACTTTCTCTTTGGGAAGATCGGTATTCGTGCGAAGCACATATTTCCCGTCATACCTCGCTTCCCGCTGTACCTTCAACTCATCGATATGCAACGCTTCCCTCTCGACAGAGAGATATGCGCGATAGCCCTTGTTGCCTATGAGGCTTCTTGCTTCGCCACCTGCCAGCTTCTCCCGGAGATCATCAAGAATGGCCTCCCGCTTCTTTTTGTCGCGTTCGGCTTCCTGGGGGTTGTAGCAGAGGACATAGCGCTGATGCCGATAGGACACCTCTTTTACTCGGAGATTTTCCCGGACTTCGAGGTATCTCCCACGTTTGCCCATCACTTTCGTTTTGACGTGTCTGGTCTTTCTCATCTTCATCCCGACGATATACTTGAAGCCGAGTGCCGTGAATCGCTTGAGGTTTTTCGCACTCACCATACCCCGGTCACACACCAGCACCACGTCTTTTACGTAAAATCGTTTTTTCAGGGAAGATGCCACATCGCGTATGGTTTCCACATCAGCAGTGTTGCCTGGCCACCACATACAGGAAAGAGGGGTGCCCTCGCGGCTCATTACCACTCCAAAGACTATCTGGTTGTCCTGTGCGTGGCCATCTTTGGAAAACCCTCTCTTTGCAAAGTTCTTCGGGCCTTTCCCTTCGAAGTAGAGCGTGCTTGTGTCGAAGAATACGATATCCACTTCGTTGATGAGCATATGGCGCCGGCGCTCAAAAAGCTGATCCTCCACGTATTCTTTCTTCCCCGCAAGGAAGCCAAGCGCGCGGTAAAAGTGCTGGAGCCCGATATTCTCAAGTCCTTCGCCATAGATGGCACGCTTCACCCACGAGCTCCCGAGGAGATCGCTTCCCGGTTTCACAAGGCGCTGAAGCGCGATGGCAAAAAGCGTCTTCTCCACATCAAACTGAAATGCTCTTTCTGTGAGAGCGGCCTTGATGATTTCTGGTATCTGAAGCTGTTCCCACAGCCTTCTGAATATGAGAGAAGGACCCCACGATTTCGACCATTCCGCAGAGAGAGCGCCCTCCTGGTGAAGGTTGAGGACCTGCAGGTTCTGGCTGAACTTCGCCATACTTTCCACAAAGCGGTCAAGCTGTCCGCTGGGGACGAGCTCATCCATTGTGCCCAGGGTGGCGATTACCTTCTGGCGCACTTTCTTGTCCTCTCTGCTGGTTTCACAGATCTGGAGGTAGTCGTATTGTTTTCTTCCGCTGGTCACTTTCTTCACTCGTATAAACATAGCACTCACATATTAACAAATTCCATCACAATTGTCAATATGTTGTGTAATTTATTGGCACTACATTTTTCGAAAATTTTGCAATTTGCAAGAAAATTTTCGCATGGTTATGCGGTTTTGATTTTCAAAATTGGATTTCACTGTCGAAGATGCGTCAAAATTGGATTTCACTGTCGAAGATGCGTTTGAGCAATTATAAAAATATAATAAAATCAAGCGTTGAAAATAGCCGTCCTTAACAAGACCCGCGGCGGGATAAGCGGTGGGTACCGCAAGTACCTCCTCTCTGTCATCCCGCGGCTTGCCCGTCATCCTGACGTAGAGGGGGTGCTGTGCACCTCACCACCGGGCCTAGATATTCACGAAAGCCTGGAGAGTCTGCCGAAGCTCCATTGCATCGACTGCCTTCCCTTCCAGGTTATGCGCCACAGGCCCGAGCCATCGCTTCGAAAAGCCCTCGATGACTTTTCCCCCGATGTCGTCTTTGTCCCCCTTGCCCGCTATATCCGATATAATAGGGTTCCCACCGTGGTGATGGTGCAGAACACCTGGCCTCTCGTGTCGCGCCTTCACGACAGGCACCTCGGACAGAGCCTGGTGTATGCCGCAGAGCGTTTTGAGACAGGAGTGGCTGTGCAAAAGGCTGACCATGTCATCGTCATCTCTGGATATGCCGGTGAGCTTATTCAAAAGAAGTGGCAGGTCCCTGAGGAGAAGCTTTCATTGATCTATTTCGGTGTTGAAGCTCATCCCGGAGGGAGCGAAAAGAAGCCCCTGGCCATCCCTCCTGAATGGAAAGGGAGGTTCCTTTTCACTGCCGGCTCTATTGCTCCTTTCAGGGGGCTCGATGACATACTCGGGGTCTTTGCGGACAATGCTGCTGGTGATCTTTCCACTTTGAATCTTGTCATTGCCGGCGAAGCGCGCCGTGACATGGAAGGTTACCGGAAAAAACTCATGCAGTATGCTGAAACTCAGGGTATTTCCTCCCGGGTCCTGTGGGCAGGGAGGCTCACGAGCGATGAGATGGCCTGGTGTTATAAGAATTGCCAATCCTTTCTGATGATGAGCCGCTTCGAGGCCTGCCCCAACATCGCCCTCGAGGCGATGGCCCACGGGTGCCTCATCATCTCCACGGAGAACCCCCCCATGCCGGAGTTTTTTCAGGATAACGCCCTTTATTATCCTGCGGGGGATACGGGGTGCCTCTCGGAGGTGCTGGAAAGAGCCCTCACGCTTGATGAAGAAGAGAGGACTGCCTTGGCGGATAAGGCGCAGCTCCGCTCAATGGAGTTTTCATGGGATGTCACTGCGGAAAAGACTGTCAAGATATTGAAAGAGGCGGCTTCAGGCAGGGAGCATAAATGAGGTGCTGTATCGCAGGAGAAGGATAATAGCAGGCTTTCATGAAATATCCAGAGTACCAGACGAACAGGGGTGGTGAGAGATGCTCCGCACACTGAGAATTCTAAATTTCAAAGGATGGCAGGACACCGGCGCTCTCGAACTGGCGCCCCTCACCCTGCTTTTCGGTGTCAACAGCTCGGGAAAGTCGAGCATCGGGCAGTTCCTTATGATGCTCAAGCAGACGGCCGAGTCTGCTGACAGGAAAATGGTGCTTTCCCCGGGTGACAGGAAATCAGCGGTGCAGCCCGGCACATTCCAGCAGATGGTCTATCGCAGGGACCCTTCACAAAGAATTTCCTTTGAGTACCTCTGGGATCTCCCGGAAGGCCTTGCCATCAAGGACTCTTTTTCAGGGAAACAGCACCATGGAGACCGGCTTTCCTTCGAGGCATCAGTGGGCATCAACGAGCAGAAGCACTCATCGATCTTTGTGGAGCGTTTTCACTATAATCTTCAGCGTGATGACGGATCAAAAGTATTGGCAATAGGCATGGAGCGCCTTCCCTATTCCGATGATGGATATGAGGTGAAGGCCAGCGAATATATCTTGCAGCCCAAAGAAGGGCGCTCCGGCAAAATGGGGCCGCCGGTCAGGTTCTACGGTTTTCCCGACGAAGTGGCGGCCTCCTTCCTCAATGCGGAATTCGTCCAGGAGCTTAACCTGCTTCAGGAAAAGCTCTTTCGTTCAATATTTTACCTCGGCCCCCTGAGGACCAGGGCGGAGCGCCTCTATACCTGGGCGGGGAATGAGCCTGAAGGAGTGGGCTTTAACGGGGAACATACCGTTTCGGCGATCCTTTCAGCGAAAAACCGCTGGATAGGGATTGGAAAGAACGGTCCGGAAAAGGCATTTGAGCAGGTCATTGCCGAGAAGCTCAAGGACATGGGCCTTATTAAGAGCTTCAAAGTTTCCTCCATATCGAAAAAGAGGCAGGAATACGAGGTGAAGATAAGCACGGGAGGGGCTGGAGACACCGTCGAGCTTCCCGATGTGGGTTTCGGAATATCCCAGGTGCTTCCTGTGCTTGTGCAGTGCTTTTATGCGCCCCGTGGCTCCATTATCATCATGGAGCAGCCGGAGCTCCATCTTCATCCTTCCGCCCAGTCTGCCCTGGCCGATGTGATGATTGAGGTGATAAGCTCCCGCGAAGATAAGGTTGAAAGGAATATTCAGCTCGTTATGGAGACACACTCCGAGCATTTTCTCAGGCGTCTCCAGAGAAGAGTCGCTGAAGGCACGGTGGAGAGCGGGAAAGTCCGGGCATATTTCGCTGATGTATCAGGAGCCCCACCGCATCTTGATCCGCTCAGGATTGATGAATTCGGTACCATTCTCAACTGGCCGGAGCATTTCTTCGGTGATGAGATGGGGGATGTCGCAGAGCAGGCCAGGGCCGCCAATCCTCGAAGCGACAGACAGCAAGTGGTGGGGATGGAAAGATGCGCTCTCCTCGGCGGGAATCACGGTGAAATTCCTCTGCCGTGACTATGTTGAAGCTGTATACAATGTGAAATTTGGAGACGAGTGGGCAAGAGGAAACCGCCATAGGAAAACGTAATATTGAAGCTGGAAACGCGCTTAAGGCTGATAATAAGAAGGAGGAGGTGAAAAGCTCTGGCGCTCATTGAGGGATTCAGGATAGAGAATTTCCGCGTGCTTAAGAAAATCACGATGGGGAGGCTTGATGAGCACTCACATGAGCCGCCTCTTACCCCCTTTCTTGCGGTGATAGGGAAGAACGGCACGGGGAAAAGCACGCTTTTCGATACCTTCGGATTTCTCTCAGACTCGCTTGCCTCAGGAGTCGAGGAAGCCTGCAGCCTTCGCAGCAGGGGCGGCTTTGAGCGCCTTGTATCTTCAGGAGTAGAAGGCTCTATAAGGTTCGAGCTCTGCTACCGGGAAACTCCCGAGAGCCAGCCGATTACTTATGAGCTGTCAATTGCAGCCGACGAAAAAGACAGGCCTTACGTCCTGGAGGAGTGCCTCAGGCAGAGCGGCAACAACTCATCCAGCACCTTTTTCTCGCTGAATGAAGGGAAGGGTTTCGCCTGGACCGGCGAGGAGGTTTTTGCCGGCGAGAAGGTGGAGGTGAGTCTTACCGACAAAAGCCAGCTTGGTATAGCGGTTTACGGGGTAATCAAGGATCATCCCCGCATCTCCCGCTTCAGAGATTTCCTTAAAGGCTGGTACCTGAGCTATTTTATCCCCGATGCCGCGAAGGGTCTTCCCAAGGCAGGCCCGCAGAGGCGTCTTAACGCCCGCGGCGATAACCTGGGAAATGTAGTGCAGTATATGGAAAAAGAACACAAAGAAAGGTTTGGAGATCTGCTGCACCGTGTTGCAGGTAAGATACCGGGCGTTGATTCCATCAAGACAAAGCGCTCCGATGACGGAAGGCTTCTGCTGTGCTTTAATGAGAAAGGCTTCAAGGATCCCTTCTACGCGAACCAGATGTCTGACGGAACGCTCAAGCTCCTTGCCTACATGCTCATGCTCGAAGATCCCCAGCCCCCTCCCTTCATAGGCATCGAGGAGCCCGAGAACGGACTTTATCACAAGCTTCTCGAGGTGCTCGCGGCGGAGTTCAGGGCCCATACCACGGGGAAAAACAACCCTCCCCAGATTCTTGTCACCACCCATCAGCCCTATTTCATCAATGCGCTCAGGCCTGAAGAGACATGGATACTGGAAAAGGGCCTCGATGGCTTTGCCCGGATAAAAAGGGCTGCCGATGACCCCCTGGTATGCAGCCTCGTGAGCGAGGGCCTGCCTCTTGGAGGGCTTTGGTACTCGGACTATTTCGACGCGAGGGCCTGATGCATTTCGAAGTGCTCGTCGAAGACCGGTCAGGGGCCATCGCCCTTGAGGCGCTTCTTAAGAAGATCCTCACTCCGGAAGCAACAGGCCATACCTATACCATCCACTCGTATAAGGGGCTTGGAAGCATTCCGCGAAACCTCCGCCACGGCTCAGATCCCAGAAAGCGAATACTTCTCAGTCGCCTCCCCGGTATTCTGAGGGGCTATGGAAAAAGCTTATCAACATACAATGCAGTTGTGGTTGTCGTGGTTGATCTCGATCAGAGGGACTGCAGGGCATTCAAGAGGGAGCTCGTCGCGCTCCTTGACGAGTGTGTGCCCAGGCCCGATACCCTCTTCAGGTTTGCCATAGAAGAAATTGAGGCATGGTATCTTGGTGATCCCGATGCGGTAAAGGAAGCCTATCCTGATGCCAGGCTGAATGCCATAGAGGGCTGCATGCCGGATGCAGTGGAAAATACATGGGAGAGGCTTGCAGATGCGCTCTATCCAGGAGGCTCCAGTGCCCTCAAAAGAGAAGGATACCCCCGCATAGGTGAAATGAAGTGCGAATGGGCAAGGAACATCGCGCCCCATGTTGATCTGGAGCGGAACAGATCTCACAGTCTGAAGGTTTTTATGAACGGGGTCTTGAGAAAGGCGGGGATTGTTCAATAATCTGCGCCGGTGATACGTTCATACCTCAGTTGCATAAGACAAGCTCTTGTGGAAGGAGTGTTCCATGTGCGGGATAGCGGGATTTCTCGGGGGCTTTGAGCCCTCGCTCCTTGAGAGAATGAGCGCCCGTATCGCCCACCGGGGGCCTGATGACTGCGGCGAGCTTTATGACAGGGAGGCAGGACTCGGGTTTGCCCACAGGCGCCTCTCAATTATTGATCTTTCCCCTGCAGGGCACCAGCCCATGGAGAGCACTGACGGGAAGGCCGTCATCATCTATAATGGCGAGCTCTATAATTACCGGGAGCTTCGCACGGAGC encodes:
- a CDS encoding DUF3696 domain-containing protein, with the translated sequence MLRTLRILNFKGWQDTGALELAPLTLLFGVNSSGKSSIGQFLMMLKQTAESADRKMVLSPGDRKSAVQPGTFQQMVYRRDPSQRISFEYLWDLPEGLAIKDSFSGKQHHGDRLSFEASVGINEQKHSSIFVERFHYNLQRDDGSKVLAIGMERLPYSDDGYEVKASEYILQPKEGRSGKMGPPVRFYGFPDEVAASFLNAEFVQELNLLQEKLFRSIFYLGPLRTRAERLYTWAGNEPEGVGFNGEHTVSAILSAKNRWIGIGKNGPEKAFEQVIAEKLKDMGLIKSFKVSSISKKRQEYEVKISTGGAGDTVELPDVGFGISQVLPVLVQCFYAPRGSIIIMEQPELHLHPSAQSALADVMIEVISSREDKVERNIQLVMETHSEHFLRRLQRRVAEGTVESGKVRAYFADVSGAPPHLDPLRIDEFGTILNWPEHFFGDEMGDVAEQARAANPRSDRQQVVGMERCALLGGNHGEIPLP
- a CDS encoding AAA family ATPase, with the translated sequence MALIEGFRIENFRVLKKITMGRLDEHSHEPPLTPFLAVIGKNGTGKSTLFDTFGFLSDSLASGVEEACSLRSRGGFERLVSSGVEGSIRFELCYRETPESQPITYELSIAADEKDRPYVLEECLRQSGNNSSSTFFSLNEGKGFAWTGEEVFAGEKVEVSLTDKSQLGIAVYGVIKDHPRISRFRDFLKGWYLSYFIPDAAKGLPKAGPQRRLNARGDNLGNVVQYMEKEHKERFGDLLHRVAGKIPGVDSIKTKRSDDGRLLLCFNEKGFKDPFYANQMSDGTLKLLAYMLMLEDPQPPPFIGIEEPENGLYHKLLEVLAAEFRAHTTGKNNPPQILVTTHQPYFINALRPEETWILEKGLDGFARIKRAADDPLVCSLVSEGLPLGGLWYSDYFDARA
- a CDS encoding DUF4276 family protein, coding for MQPRERGPASWRALVLGLFRREGLMHFEVLVEDRSGAIALEALLKKILTPEATGHTYTIHSYKGLGSIPRNLRHGSDPRKRILLSRLPGILRGYGKSLSTYNAVVVVVVDLDQRDCRAFKRELVALLDECVPRPDTLFRFAIEEIEAWYLGDPDAVKEAYPDARLNAIEGCMPDAVENTWERLADALYPGGSSALKREGYPRIGEMKCEWARNIAPHVDLERNRSHSLKVFMNGVLRKAGIVQ